The following nucleotide sequence is from Aedes aegypti strain LVP_AGWG chromosome 3, AaegL5.0 Primary Assembly, whole genome shotgun sequence.
ggcgactcgtaacctcacgttttatctgatctacgaccctgaattttgcaaatttaaattataaagTAAACAGTAAACGATAGAAAGCAcatatttgttgctgaaattcatgaACAGGTGGATTTTGGGTTAGAGAATAGCCACTGACAACACTGTTGATTAATTATTATCGTCTAACAATGTTCTATCATTCATTATGGAATCATgtaggggtgatcggggcaacatgggccgcctaaggaaaacatcatggaatgcatagaaaaacagcaaaaaatatggtttaaatgcaagtgacttgtactataaaatgttatcttccatgttacgtcgataattaatgttaacatcaacttgcaaattatttcaggaactttttggaaaaccatgtttttctacatggtcaccaaccatatggggcattatgagccacctcattcaatcgaatgatttttatttaaaacagtatagagaagagttagtggtgaagagtacattattggaaaggaaattgtattagctctgcttgaaattattgattctagcggcttattttttaaagataccTAATAAatagtaaacagaccatgttatactagtactaaattgcgatacttggttcaacatattttctagtaaagtgttccacttgttatggtgcataaagatgactatgcagtaaaaaaataatctggttTATTTAGGCAAtgtatttttatgttcaaaacatcgcttgttttgcttaaatctaggtggctcattttgccccgccccttcatcttgaaaataacatattgtttttcaataattttgtttacaaacaaatctaatttcgctcacgaactgttcattatgatcagaagtttcaatggattggtaaaatttaccagaattataaatataattgtcttataggcttaattaaaaactgccaagattataagcttttcatggcgaaggacaaatttgtacatttgtgtaaatatcttgagtgttcaaacgaatattcttacggttttttattgtggtggctatttgaggcatcctttagcagatcctaatgacactagacattaaaacactgttttgaggtcaaaaccggggtggctcatattgccctgtatgttcatattgcccccatgCGGTTAAAAGCTTGGtcacactaaccgcacggccacgttGGAATTTCTGATGTGATATCTGAAATGATTTCCAGCAAAAATAGTACTTGCTGTTGAAGTCCTGGACGAATTTCTGACAaacttttataatttattttggttGTTATTCTTAGCCTCTCTGGCTTATCTTCCGgaggagttttgatgatgtttattttcagaaacctgGTTTTGGATATCTTGTATAGCCATAGATTACTCATATCAGATATTGGTtctggtttttgccaaaatttaataaaatctttcGGACAACAAATTTATCCTAATGTTGCTTTCTAAGTTTTGCCAGAATGTTCTCCAAAGTTTTTCCaacgaaatttttcaatttttctatcGGAATTGTCTACGGAATATTCacttgaattcttccaaaaagtaAGATGGAAGGGCGGGGATGAACCAGTCTCGGGCTGAACCTCCCCATAATAAGGATTCAATAATAATATAGTTAGCCAGGAGTCTCTACTTTTTTTGAGTCAAGAATCTTGacactttgatttcaaaatcacaCTTTTCTTGTctttataataacaaaaatctgtttcttgttgtttttgtttgaaaagctaacccagccttaaatttcattatcatccgatcacaaaaaagtgactttggtgaccattttcctgaaaaaagtgactttagtgactttttgttggaaatagtgactttttagtgaccaggtcgaaaaaagtgaccaagtcacttaaaagtgacttgctaccagccctgcaaggACTACTTGGGGATATCCTCgcatggaatttctggagaaatctgagAATATCTGGAATAATTTTAAAGAGATTTCCTCAATATAGCTCTGGATCAAatcctggagaaagccttggAGGCATCTCCGCaagaatccctgtagagatttttcggGAGGAATCATTGTAgaattctctggaagaatttctctatgaatctctgaaggaatatcaggaaaaatccctggaagaaatgTCAGAATATTCGAAATCGGTTCAAAACTGGatttttgagagcatttcaaattCATGGgccatttttgacccttaatgcgtaatgtgtaacttttatgtgtaaaaataaacgTGTTTCAATACGAACCGGTCCAATAATGTGCACGCCAAGCACACGATCCGTCTGCTTATCTGCCAGCACCTTGACGAAGCCATCGGTGTCGTTATTGGTCTTGGCACGAGAGTTGGCCATGAAGGGGAATTTACCGACGTTGTAGGCAACTCCCTCGTTCTTAAGTTCCTCCTCGTTCTTGCCAACCCATGCCACTTCCGGATGCGTGTACACCACACTTGGCACACAGTTGTAATCGATATGGACATGGCCTCCCTGCATACCTTCCACGCACACAATGCCCTCATCTTCAGCCTTATGGGCCAGCATAGGACCATGGATACAGTCTCCGATAGCATAGATGCTCGGTACAATGGTCTGGAAGACGCTATTCACTGGAACACGGCCTCGGTCATCCTTGACAATGCCAACGTTCTCCAGACCAAGACCCTCAGTGTATGGACGACGGCCAACGGACACTAACAAAACATCGAATTCCAGCTCCTGCTTGCTTCCATCCTTGACATTTTCAACGCTAACGGTCACGCCGCTGCCAGATTTTGAGGCAGCGACAACCTTCGTTCCCAGCAAGAACTTGAAGCCTTGCTTTGTAAGGATCTTCTGGAAGGACTTGGAAACTTCCTGATCGATTCCGGCACCCCCGATCGAGGACAAGAATTCAATGGCGGTAACTTCGGCTCCCAGACGACCCCAAACGGAACCCAACTCCAAGCCAATGACACCAGCTCCGATCAGTCCCATACGTTTGGGAACTTGCTTCATCTTCAGGGCGCCAGTCGACGAAACAATGGTTTCCTCATCGATTTCAATGCCCGGGAATGGAGTGACTTCCGAACCGGTGGCAATCATGATGTTCTTGGCGTTGACAACCTCCTCGCTGCCATCGGCCATCTTGGCCACGACGGTGTTCGGTCCGGTAATGGTACCAAACCCATTCAGGTGCGTGACCTTGTTCTTCTTGAACAGCTGGGCGATACCACCGGTCAGCGATTTGACGGCCTTCGTTTTCTGGTCCATCAGAACGTCCAGATCCAGGCGGACATTGTCGACCAGGATACCACGCGAGGCAAGGTCACCCGAGTGGGCCATGTGGTAGTAGTGCGAGTTGTTCAGCAGGGCCTTCGACGGGATGCAGCCCACGTTTAGACAGGTTCCACCGAGGGTGTCGTTCTTCTCGATGCAGACGGTCTGTGGGATAAAAGAAGAAATTGATTATTAGGGTATTTGAACGCAAAATGGTATGGTATGAACTGTGGAAATGCATAGGAATAAGTCTTTAGACCAATAAAGGGTACATCCCCTAGCCCCGGACAGCACCAAATAGCggatatctttgaaaaattaagaaatcatggatgaatcagtgggaccttccttagccgagtggttagactcCGAGGATATAAAGCAAtgccatgctggaggtgtctggaATTAATTcctggttggtccaggatcttttcgtaatggaaatttcaatgacttccctaggcatagtgtatcatcgtaccagccAGAAAATAGCAATTTTGACAAAGAAAACTCTTAGTtaataccatcagtgcaccagattccgctcatttaagggaagttatgtgtcaaaatgtttattataaaataactattgtctcgatcaaaactattttcaagtCACAATGTAGCTGCAAGTATAGGTAATCagaggcaaaataaaaagaatttgaTAAACTTccataacaaaatatttaattgcaattgttactgcatctaagtttatcctgatattttttagggtcaaccatagctactactgcaataaagaaAACTGGatactaaaatcgacatttctttgaaattttgttaaattttttgcatgagcggttattggaacacacaaaatTATCTAGTGGTCTAATAACCGCCTAATAAAGAAttgttttatcaaatgaaaataatgtcagacgacttAATTTGTATATTGctaatattgctagaatatatccgtGCGAAAAACGATGatttttgacacgaaaaattcgtgtttacactagtgagcggaattaggggcatgagcggatactggtgcaaTGATggtaactgtgaaagtgctcattgaacattaagctgagaagcaggatctgtctcAATGAGGAcagattctataacattcccccgAAAActattccccagaattccgttcCCCAGAACGAACCATTCTCCAAAATCttattccccagaatgtaccattccctaGAATAGATCTTTCCCCAGATAGTGCTATTTGcataatcctgcctagtttgtgTAGTGGCTACTGTTAGGatcagggcaggcaatcgtcagattcgtagCCATGGTTGAGTAGCggtggttgagtgacgatgtttcttttagtttcgtcgccaactttttccatttgacggtgacgattgtctagCCGGGTTAGGATAgttcagatcaatcttcagaatgaaaaatcagtgggggttgtgaacaagacacgaccgcatgacgttaactacgccatgtaatttgctgcatttgtattatagacaaatgtcataattgcaaccttcctttcaatgcttaataactctttttgaaaaaatcggtggccctgaaaagggccgtttgttTGATTAACACTGCAGCACCGAAAGAATCGGTCGATGAAAGAAGAAACAAGAATAATAACTCTTGTTTTCCACCCGAATGTTGCGCGTGAAGGTCATGTCGACACAAGAACCGCTGAGATTGGTTGGCTTAGAGGGATCCGAAGCTAGTTTGAGTttcaggtacttctccatgaaatcCACAAACTCGATATTTTCCTGGTTGGTAAGATCGATGTTTAAATTTCCTGTCACGATCATTGGTCTGTTCTTCTTCTGATACTCGAATAAATTCCGagtcatgaagaacttcttttgCTTCGTTGTGGTATTTGGCTTAATAAACACGCAAAACAGAATCGATGCTGGCCCATTATAGTTATCTCTACAGCGCAGATATCACCATAATGGTCTGAATGGcccattttggcggctttggtcgattttcttcagccatctcg
It contains:
- the LOC5568521 gene encoding dihydrolipoyl dehydrogenase, mitochondrial, giving the protein MQCNIRHLVNLAAKGNSAAGLRNHGAILGALYGRFYSTTHDADLVVIGSGPGGYVASIKAAQLGMKTVCIEKNDTLGGTCLNVGCIPSKALLNNSHYYHMAHSGDLASRGILVDNVRLDLDVLMDQKTKAVKSLTGGIAQLFKKNKVTHLNGFGTITGPNTVVAKMADGSEEVVNAKNIMIATGSEVTPFPGIEIDEETIVSSTGALKMKQVPKRMGLIGAGVIGLELGSVWGRLGAEVTAIEFLSSIGGAGIDQEVSKSFQKILTKQGFKFLLGTKVVAASKSGSGVTVSVENVKDGSKQELEFDVLLVSVGRRPYTEGLGLENVGIVKDDRGRVPVNSVFQTIVPSIYAIGDCIHGPMLAHKAEDEGIVCVEGMQGGHVHIDYNCVPSVVYTHPEVAWVGKNEEELKNEGVAYNVGKFPFMANSRAKTNNDTDGFVKVLADKQTDRVLGVHIIGPAAGELINEAVLAMEYGASAEDVARVCHAHPTCAEALREAHTAASFGKPINF